Proteins from one uncultured Cohaesibacter sp. genomic window:
- a CDS encoding response regulator, whose amino-acid sequence MKTCLVVDDSSVIRKVARRILEDLDFEIFEAEDGKEALESCAAQMPDAVLLDWNMPVMDGLDFLMELRKLEGGANPKVIFCTTENDVAHIAKAIRAGANEYIMKPFDRDIVEAKLQEVGLI is encoded by the coding sequence ATGAAAACGTGTCTGGTAGTTGATGACTCCAGTGTAATCAGAAAAGTTGCTCGTCGCATTCTGGAAGATCTCGATTTCGAGATCTTCGAGGCAGAAGATGGCAAGGAAGCTCTTGAGAGCTGTGCGGCTCAAATGCCTGATGCCGTGTTGCTTGACTGGAATATGCCTGTCATGGACGGTCTGGATTTTCTTATGGAGCTTCGCAAACTGGAAGGCGGAGCAAATCCGAAGGTTATCTTCTGTACCACTGAAAATGATGTTGCGCACATAGCAAAGGCGATCCGTGCTGGGGCAAACGAGTATATTATGAAGCCGTTTGACCGCGACATCGTGGAAGCCAAGCTTCAAGAAGTCGGTCTGATATAA
- a CDS encoding chemotaxis protein CheW: MSNHHMTPELEDDSVNETIQYVTIFISGQLFGLPINRVHDVFVPESVTRVPLSQVEIAGVLNLRGRIVTAIDMRKRLGLPPHEHEGSMMAIGIEFKEESYGLIIDSVGEVLDLSETSREAVPSNLDSRWADIAAGVHRLDKELMVILDVDRVLGDMVTTGVAA; encoded by the coding sequence ATGAGCAACCATCATATGACACCAGAGCTGGAAGATGACAGCGTCAATGAAACCATCCAGTATGTGACGATCTTCATTTCCGGTCAGCTGTTTGGCTTGCCAATCAACCGCGTTCACGACGTGTTCGTTCCTGAATCGGTTACCCGCGTGCCCCTGTCTCAGGTGGAAATTGCCGGTGTGCTGAATTTGCGAGGACGGATCGTGACGGCAATCGATATGCGCAAGCGTCTTGGTCTGCCCCCTCATGAACATGAGGGAAGCATGATGGCTATCGGAATCGAGTTCAAGGAGGAATCCTACGGCCTCATAATCGATAGTGTTGGGGAGGTTCTGGATTTGAGCGAGACGAGCCGTGAGGCCGTGCCAAGCAACCTTGATTCCCGCTGGGCTGACATTGCAGCCGGCGTGCATCGCTTGGACAAGGAACTCATGGTTATTCTCGATGTTGATCGTGTTCTGGGCGATATGGTTACAACGGGCGTTGCTGCCTAG
- a CDS encoding chemotaxis protein CheW has protein sequence MDDLLREFIEETNESLDVVDVELVKFEQEPNNAQILDNIFRLVHTIKGTCGFLGLPRLESLAHAAETLMGKFRDGAPVTGEAVSIILVSLDRIKEIVGELEANEAEPEGSDEDLIDQLDRLSGVGKWAGQGTSVVDQASGGDAEAPAAEVAEETPAAEAPSEDEPPHEVYQVLERELKAGEVSLDELERAFREADGPEDFDVAQSAKEAAEAAIADAAAQKRLGKVPTTKAPAEKAPVAKKKKEEPKAEKEQKSGGGAHQSIRVNVETLEHLMTMVSELVLTRNQLLEIVRRHEDSEFKVPLQRLSNVTVELQEGVMKTRMQPIGNAWQKLPRIVRDLANDLHKEIDLIMIGQDTELDRQVLELIKDPLTHMVRNSADHGLENSEERVAMGKPAKGTVTLSAYHEGGHIIIDISDDGRGINTEKVKEKILKNELATEAELDKMSEQQINKFIFAAGFSTAEKVTNVSGRGVGMDVVRNNIELIGGSVDLKSIPGKGSTFSIKIPLTLAIVSTLLVEASGDRFAIPQLSVVELVRVQNNSEHKIERIKDTPVLRLRNKLLPLIHLSNLLGIDKKGETNDIELDDNGFIVVMQVGAQTFGVVVDAVFHTEEIVVKPMATMLRHLTMFSGNTILGDGSVIMILDPNGVAQAFGSHVGTDVEASTEAAEKEALPEEQNTVSLLIFRAGSPEPKAVPLSLVTRLEEFEIEQIEFSNGRDMVQYRGSLMPLVQVNDFVQRRTEGSQPMLVFSDAGRSMGLVVDEIVDIVDEQLNIEVSSEVPGILGTAVIKGKATEIIDVGHFLPQAFEDWFHRKEMSEEDLLVKKLLFVDDSSFFRNMLGPVLKAAGYEVTICSSGAEALSVLERDPSYEIVVSDIEMPEMNGFELCEAIRRQPATRDIPIIALSSLCTPAAIERGRQAGFNDYVAKFDRPGLIASLKEQRIELGVAA, from the coding sequence ATGGATGATCTTTTACGTGAATTTATCGAGGAAACGAATGAAAGCCTTGACGTTGTAGACGTTGAGCTTGTCAAATTTGAGCAAGAGCCAAACAATGCTCAGATCCTCGATAACATCTTTCGTCTCGTACATACTATCAAAGGGACTTGCGGTTTCTTGGGGCTTCCAAGACTAGAAAGCCTTGCGCACGCCGCTGAGACCTTGATGGGCAAGTTCAGAGACGGGGCTCCTGTGACGGGAGAAGCTGTTTCCATCATTCTTGTCTCGCTTGATCGGATTAAGGAGATCGTCGGAGAGCTGGAGGCGAATGAGGCGGAACCAGAAGGCTCTGATGAGGATCTCATCGATCAGTTGGACCGTTTGTCAGGCGTAGGAAAATGGGCCGGGCAGGGAACATCTGTGGTGGATCAGGCCAGTGGCGGCGACGCTGAAGCGCCCGCAGCTGAAGTTGCTGAAGAAACCCCGGCAGCAGAAGCGCCATCCGAAGACGAACCTCCACACGAAGTGTATCAGGTTCTTGAGCGCGAGCTCAAGGCTGGTGAAGTTTCTCTGGATGAGCTGGAACGCGCATTCCGCGAGGCTGACGGCCCCGAAGATTTCGACGTTGCCCAGAGCGCCAAGGAAGCAGCTGAAGCTGCCATTGCCGATGCTGCTGCGCAGAAACGTCTGGGCAAGGTGCCAACGACCAAGGCGCCTGCTGAAAAGGCTCCTGTGGCCAAAAAGAAAAAAGAAGAACCAAAAGCTGAGAAAGAGCAGAAGTCAGGCGGCGGGGCACATCAGTCCATCCGTGTGAATGTCGAAACGCTCGAACATCTCATGACCATGGTTTCCGAGCTGGTGCTGACCCGCAACCAACTGCTGGAAATTGTGCGCCGTCATGAAGATTCCGAATTTAAGGTTCCGCTGCAGCGTCTCTCCAATGTCACCGTTGAACTGCAGGAAGGGGTCATGAAGACCCGAATGCAGCCAATCGGTAACGCTTGGCAGAAACTGCCACGTATTGTCCGTGATCTGGCCAACGACCTGCACAAGGAAATCGATCTTATCATGATCGGTCAGGATACCGAACTTGACCGTCAGGTTCTGGAACTGATCAAGGATCCGCTGACCCACATGGTGCGCAACTCTGCCGACCATGGTCTGGAGAACAGCGAAGAACGTGTTGCCATGGGCAAGCCGGCCAAGGGTACCGTGACCCTTTCCGCTTACCATGAAGGCGGCCATATCATCATCGACATTTCCGATGACGGGCGCGGTATCAACACCGAGAAGGTCAAGGAAAAGATCCTCAAGAACGAGCTTGCGACCGAAGCTGAGCTGGACAAGATGTCCGAGCAGCAGATCAACAAGTTCATCTTCGCGGCCGGCTTCTCAACGGCTGAAAAAGTGACCAACGTGTCCGGTCGCGGTGTCGGCATGGACGTTGTTCGCAATAATATCGAATTGATCGGTGGGTCCGTTGATCTGAAGTCCATTCCGGGCAAGGGGTCGACCTTCTCCATCAAGATCCCGCTGACGCTGGCCATCGTTTCCACGCTGCTGGTTGAAGCATCGGGTGATCGTTTTGCGATCCCGCAGCTCTCCGTGGTCGAGCTGGTTCGTGTTCAGAACAATTCCGAGCACAAGATAGAGCGGATCAAGGATACCCCGGTTCTGCGCTTGCGCAACAAGCTGCTGCCGCTCATTCATTTGAGCAATCTGCTTGGCATTGACAAGAAGGGCGAGACCAACGACATCGAGCTTGATGACAATGGCTTCATTGTCGTCATGCAGGTTGGTGCGCAGACCTTCGGCGTTGTTGTCGATGCGGTCTTCCATACCGAGGAAATTGTGGTCAAGCCTATGGCGACCATGCTGCGGCACCTGACAATGTTCTCCGGAAATACCATTCTGGGTGATGGTTCCGTGATCATGATCCTTGATCCGAATGGTGTGGCTCAGGCCTTCGGTAGCCATGTTGGCACCGATGTGGAAGCCAGCACTGAGGCAGCAGAAAAAGAAGCGCTGCCAGAGGAACAGAATACGGTTTCCCTGCTCATATTCCGCGCCGGCTCGCCAGAGCCGAAAGCGGTGCCGCTTTCACTGGTCACACGCCTGGAAGAATTCGAAATCGAACAGATCGAATTCTCCAACGGTCGCGACATGGTTCAGTATCGAGGCAGCCTGATGCCGCTGGTTCAGGTCAACGACTTCGTGCAACGTCGCACCGAAGGATCCCAGCCGATGCTGGTCTTCTCCGATGCCGGGCGCTCCATGGGTCTGGTTGTTGATGAGATCGTCGATATCGTCGACGAACAACTCAATATCGAGGTGTCCTCTGAAGTTCCGGGCATTCTTGGTACGGCCGTGATCAAAGGCAAGGCAACCGAAATCATCGATGTGGGCCACTTCCTGCCTCAGGCCTTCGAGGACTGGTTCCACCGCAAGGAAATGAGCGAAGAGGATCTTCTGGTCAAGAAACTGCTCTTTGTCGATGACTCCAGCTTCTTCCGCAACATGCTTGGCCCAGTGCTGAAAGCGGCCGGCTATGAAGTGACGATTTGTTCGTCCGGTGCAGAGGCCCTGTCTGTTCTTGAAAGAGATCCAAGCTACGAAATCGTCGTATCCGATATCGAAATGCCCGAAATGAACGGCTTCGAGCTTTGCGAGGCAATTCGCCGTCAGCCAGCGACCCGCGATATTCCGATTATCGCTCTGTCTTCGCTGTGCACACCGGCTGCCATCGAGCGTGGTCGTCAGGCTGGCTTCAATGACTATGTTGCCAAGTTTGATCGTCCTGGCCTCATTGCCTCTCTGAAGGAACAACGCATTGAATTGGGAGTTGCAGCATGA
- a CDS encoding histidine phosphotransferase family protein has translation MSGIDTLSSMDLAALLCSRVCHDIISPVGAVINGLEVLEEDNGEEMQTFAMELITKSASTASAKLQFARLAFGAAGSAGAEIDTGDAESVARGYMNSEKAEIEWEGTRVLMPKNLVKLLLNLIMISISTIPRGGTIKVSHEGDPKYPTFKLVSEGKNARIPASLDRLLRGRPADEQGFTANSIQPYYTGLLAREAKMDLAFDWVDDTITIQAKPVHIPSADEMIGQAIPSEESSEG, from the coding sequence ATGTCTGGTATTGATACACTGTCTTCGATGGATTTGGCCGCGCTGCTTTGCAGCCGTGTTTGTCACGATATCATCAGTCCTGTCGGGGCCGTCATCAACGGCCTGGAAGTTCTTGAAGAGGATAATGGCGAGGAGATGCAGACCTTCGCTATGGAGCTTATTACCAAGAGCGCCAGCACGGCATCTGCCAAACTCCAGTTCGCGCGCCTTGCCTTCGGCGCTGCAGGGTCAGCCGGAGCGGAAATTGATACCGGCGACGCGGAAAGCGTTGCACGGGGCTATATGAATTCCGAAAAGGCTGAAATCGAGTGGGAAGGCACCCGCGTATTGATGCCGAAGAATCTGGTCAAGCTGCTGCTCAACCTGATCATGATCAGCATTTCAACCATTCCTCGCGGGGGTACCATCAAGGTCTCTCATGAGGGCGACCCCAAATATCCGACCTTCAAACTGGTTTCCGAGGGCAAGAACGCCCGTATCCCGGCAAGCCTTGATCGGTTGCTGCGCGGTCGTCCCGCTGATGAGCAGGGATTCACGGCCAACTCCATCCAGCCTTATTATACTGGTCTGCTTGCGCGGGAAGCCAAAATGGACCTGGCGTTTGATTGGGTTGATGATACCATCACCATTCAGGCCAAGCCGGTTCACATTCCAAGTGCCGACGAAATGATCGGTCAGGCGATCCCGAGCGAGGAGTCCTCCGAGGGTTGA
- a CDS encoding YHS domain-containing (seleno)protein has product MRLLFILLALVFAATGMSSTAEASAQSRRIVTDARSGYAIYGYDPVAYFTEHSAVPGLRDHEYVWNGVSWIFSSRANKAVFMQNPDVYAPQYGGHGALAMARGYASDSNPNVWAIYRNRLFLFYSYTARAAWAEAVDLHVERADGEWPAIKGTLSR; this is encoded by the coding sequence ATGCGTCTTCTCTTTATTCTGCTTGCTCTTGTCTTTGCTGCAACGGGCATGAGTTCAACTGCAGAGGCGTCAGCGCAGTCACGCAGGATTGTAACCGATGCGCGTTCGGGCTACGCCATCTACGGGTATGACCCTGTGGCCTATTTCACGGAGCATTCGGCAGTACCCGGACTCAGAGATCATGAATATGTCTGGAACGGGGTTTCGTGGATCTTTTCTTCCAGAGCCAACAAAGCCGTGTTCATGCAGAACCCGGATGTCTATGCGCCTCAATATGGTGGGCATGGCGCTTTGGCCATGGCTCGGGGCTATGCCTCGGATAGCAACCCCAATGTCTGGGCGATTTACCGGAATCGGCTGTTTCTTTTCTATTCCTATACTGCGCGTGCGGCCTGGGCCGAGGCGGTTGATCTGCATGTGGAGCGCGCCGACGGCGAATGGCCCGCGATCAAGGGCACCTTGTCGCGCTGA
- a CDS encoding DUF1134 domain-containing protein gives MMANLAWSNELINKGKELLLLAFTIAALTVFASAARAQTNQHYTTNEIVATGHKFFGTVTGGLASAVEKAVSKYGLPNGYILGQEGSGAFVAGARYGEGDLYTKNMGTHKVFWQGPSIGWDFGGDGNRTMMLVYHLPSVDYLYRRWVGVNGSAYLVGGFGVTVLSLDQQYYIVPIRSGVGARLGVNIGYLKFTRKATWNPF, from the coding sequence ATGATGGCAAATCTGGCCTGGTCAAACGAACTGATAAACAAAGGCAAGGAATTGCTTTTGCTTGCGTTCACCATCGCGGCCCTGACGGTCTTCGCATCAGCGGCACGCGCACAGACAAACCAGCATTACACGACGAACGAAATCGTGGCCACTGGCCACAAATTCTTCGGAACGGTCACCGGCGGCCTAGCATCTGCGGTTGAAAAGGCCGTTTCGAAATATGGCCTGCCGAACGGCTACATTCTAGGCCAGGAAGGCAGCGGCGCCTTTGTTGCTGGTGCGCGCTATGGTGAAGGCGATCTTTACACCAAGAATATGGGCACACACAAAGTCTTCTGGCAGGGACCTTCTATCGGCTGGGATTTCGGCGGCGATGGCAACCGCACCATGATGCTGGTCTATCATCTGCCTAGCGTGGACTATCTCTACCGCCGCTGGGTTGGCGTCAATGGCTCGGCCTATCTGGTTGGAGGCTTCGGTGTTACCGTTCTGAGTCTTGACCAACAATATTACATTGTTCCCATTCGCTCTGGCGTGGGCGCACGGCTGGGCGTGAATATCGGCTATTTGAAATTCACCCGCAAAGCCACCTGGAACCCGTTTTGA
- a CDS encoding ABC-F family ATP-binding cassette domain-containing protein: protein MAPPLLHLQDIHLAIGGQALLAGAELAVHEGDSIALVGRNGSGKSTLLKIAAAIVEPDGGERFFQPGTTLRYLPQEPDLTAFDTVLDYVEEGLAPGDAHYRAQYLLEELGLTGKENPKDISGGEARRAAIARVLAPEPDILLLDEPTNHLDLPAIEWLESELKQIRSAKVIISHDRRFLENLTRNVVWIDRGTARRSNRGFANFEAWRDEVFEQEQIEEQKLKQKILAEEDWIRYGVTARRKRNVRRLGELGALREKKQHMAQNRPQGDVKMSATEGENSGKSVIKARNISKSFDGRTIVKDFSMEILRGDRIGIVGPNGAGKSTLINLLTDGLEPDSGSVKLGTNLQMVTLDQKRESLNPDWTLKEALTTHDGDMVQVGDSSRHVVGYMKDFLFRPEQARSPISVLSGGERGRLMLARALAKPSNFLVLDEPTNDLDLETLDLLQEVIDDYSGTVLLVSHDRDFLDRLCTTTLYAEGDGRWTEYAGGYTDMIAQRGSGVTARKAAKKEKSSKAQAASTEETSAPKQQKGLTFKDKHLLETLPAKMDDIQGKIDRLRTRLEDPDLFSKDPETFNKAAKALEAQEELLAKAEEKWLELEILQEELGES, encoded by the coding sequence ATGGCACCACCGCTCCTTCACCTTCAGGACATTCATCTGGCAATTGGCGGACAGGCTCTTCTGGCTGGTGCCGAACTGGCCGTGCATGAAGGGGATTCCATCGCGCTGGTCGGCCGGAACGGGTCTGGTAAATCCACGCTTCTGAAAATCGCCGCCGCCATTGTCGAACCCGATGGTGGGGAACGCTTCTTCCAGCCGGGCACCACATTGCGCTATCTGCCGCAGGAACCGGATCTTACCGCCTTTGATACGGTGCTGGATTATGTCGAGGAAGGCCTCGCACCCGGTGACGCCCACTATCGGGCGCAATATCTGCTCGAAGAGCTGGGCCTTACTGGCAAGGAAAACCCCAAAGACATCTCCGGCGGCGAAGCCCGCAGGGCCGCTATCGCCCGTGTTCTGGCACCGGAACCTGATATCCTGCTGCTGGACGAACCAACGAACCATCTCGATCTACCCGCCATCGAATGGCTGGAAAGCGAACTCAAGCAGATCCGCTCGGCCAAGGTAATCATCAGCCATGACCGTCGCTTCCTGGAGAATCTGACACGCAACGTGGTCTGGATCGATCGCGGCACCGCACGCAGGTCCAACCGAGGCTTCGCCAATTTCGAAGCCTGGCGCGATGAAGTTTTTGAGCAGGAACAGATTGAAGAGCAAAAGCTCAAGCAGAAGATTCTGGCCGAAGAGGACTGGATTCGCTATGGCGTCACGGCCCGACGCAAACGCAACGTGCGCCGCCTTGGCGAGCTGGGTGCCCTGCGCGAGAAGAAACAGCATATGGCCCAGAACCGCCCGCAGGGCGATGTGAAGATGAGCGCGACCGAAGGAGAAAATTCTGGCAAGTCGGTCATCAAGGCCAGAAATATTTCCAAGAGCTTTGACGGGCGCACCATCGTCAAAGATTTCTCCATGGAGATCCTGCGCGGTGATCGCATTGGCATTGTTGGCCCCAACGGCGCAGGCAAATCGACCCTCATCAACCTGCTCACCGATGGCCTTGAGCCTGATAGCGGCTCGGTCAAGCTGGGCACGAACCTGCAGATGGTGACCCTCGACCAGAAGCGCGAAAGCCTCAATCCCGATTGGACGCTGAAGGAAGCCCTCACCACCCATGACGGTGACATGGTACAGGTGGGCGACAGCTCCCGCCACGTGGTCGGCTATATGAAGGACTTCCTCTTCCGCCCTGAACAGGCCCGCAGCCCGATATCAGTGCTTTCCGGCGGTGAACGTGGGCGCCTGATGCTGGCCCGCGCCCTTGCCAAGCCGTCCAACTTCCTTGTCTTGGACGAACCGACCAACGACCTCGATCTGGAGACGCTTGATCTGTTGCAGGAAGTCATCGACGACTATTCTGGCACAGTGCTGCTCGTCAGCCATGATCGTGATTTCCTTGACCGGCTGTGTACCACCACCCTCTATGCCGAAGGCGATGGCCGCTGGACCGAATATGCCGGTGGCTACACCGACATGATTGCCCAGCGAGGCTCGGGCGTCACCGCACGTAAAGCCGCCAAAAAGGAAAAATCATCAAAGGCCCAGGCCGCCTCCACGGAGGAGACATCGGCGCCCAAACAGCAAAAGGGCCTCACCTTCAAGGACAAGCATCTGCTCGAGACGCTGCCTGCCAAAATGGACGATATTCAAGGCAAAATCGATCGCCTGCGCACGCGTCTGGAAGACCCCGACCTGTTCAGCAAGGACCCCGAGACCTTCAACAAGGCCGCCAAGGCACTCGAAGCGCAGGAAGAACTGCTGGCAAAGGCCGAAGAAAAATGGCTGGAGCTGGAAATCCTGCAGGAAGAACTGGGCGAAAGCTGA
- a CDS encoding DMT family transporter, translating into MTNNQKAVLLALCSTALMTATASLAKLAAHDYHVLQILFFRQIVILLSTLPLLVKDFPNALKTSHPGLHSLRLSGAFAALSLGILAVSGLPLTTSTTLGFANIFFVSLLAHQFLGERLGPFRLVAIVSGFIGVFIAIKPSPESFLDGFSLIALAAAFGASLAALSVRKLSQTESTTTLLSYQALFIGLLSGIPMIWLWRQPDLTDLVLLLGMGCLSAAGNWIGIRALRLGEAGLVKSVDYISLIYAALFGYFIFGEYPDSSTLLGAGIIILAAFAIVQQRPIEKLLFSANRKMRRTDRCYKG; encoded by the coding sequence ATGACCAACAATCAAAAAGCCGTCCTCCTCGCTTTGTGTTCAACTGCCCTGATGACGGCAACAGCAAGCTTGGCGAAGCTGGCCGCGCATGACTATCACGTGCTCCAGATCCTGTTTTTCCGACAAATCGTCATTCTTCTTTCAACCCTGCCGCTCCTCGTCAAAGATTTCCCAAACGCGCTCAAGACCAGCCATCCGGGGCTACACTCCTTACGCCTTTCCGGCGCTTTCGCTGCCTTGTCCCTTGGCATTCTGGCTGTGAGCGGTTTGCCATTGACCACCTCAACCACCCTCGGCTTTGCCAATATCTTCTTTGTGTCTTTGCTCGCGCACCAGTTTCTTGGCGAAAGGCTTGGCCCTTTTCGGCTCGTCGCCATTGTTTCAGGGTTTATCGGCGTCTTTATCGCCATCAAACCGTCGCCAGAGAGTTTTCTGGATGGCTTCAGCCTGATTGCCCTTGCAGCTGCCTTTGGTGCCTCTCTGGCAGCGCTTTCGGTAAGAAAGCTGTCCCAGACCGAATCCACCACCACCCTGCTCTCCTATCAGGCACTTTTCATTGGCCTTTTATCGGGCATTCCCATGATCTGGCTCTGGCGGCAACCAGACCTGACTGACCTCGTCCTTCTGCTGGGTATGGGGTGCTTATCGGCAGCGGGCAACTGGATCGGCATTCGGGCATTGCGACTTGGTGAAGCGGGGCTGGTCAAGAGCGTCGACTATATCTCGCTGATCTATGCTGCCCTGTTCGGCTATTTCATTTTCGGCGAATATCCCGATAGCAGCACTCTTTTGGGGGCAGGTATCATCATTCTGGCGGCCTTTGCCATCGTGCAGCAACGCCCTATCGAGAAGCTGCTTTTCTCAGCCAACCGCAAAATGCGCCGCACCGATCGCTGCTATAAAGGTTGA
- a CDS encoding peptide chain release factor 3, with translation MPSSHETRRTFAIISHPDAGKTTLTEKLLYFGGAIRMAGQVKARGEKRRAKSDWMKIEQERGISVTSSVMTFEHKDLIFNLLDTPGHEDFSEDTYRTLTAVDSAIMVIDASKGIEAQTLKLFEVCRLRDIPIITLVNKCDREAKDPFELMDEIQETLALDVSPMVLPIGSGSTFHGCYNVTNGDYYTAKTKGDAFDTIVETSGIDDAKLDDLVDSQLLEESREMIELASVGYSDFDLESYREGHLSPVIFGSALKDFGPTALLDLIADIAPMPRPSPTTERTVSPDEKKVSGFVFKVQANMDSHHRDRVAFMRICSGDFKRGMKLRQVRTGKDIMVHSPIMFFAQDREIAQEAGPGDVIGIPNHGTIRVGDTFTEGEQMQFTGLPAFAPEVLRRVRLPDGTKVKQLRRALEDLAEEGLTQVFKPNIGSNWIIGLVGILQLDVLKSRAKAEYGVEIDFEPITYNMAVWVKCDDEAKMKTFLSANVNNIVHDREGSPVFLAKSQWEIDFTKERHPDITFMKTRELVQTEA, from the coding sequence ATGCCATCATCTCATGAAACCCGCCGCACCTTCGCGATCATCTCGCACCCAGATGCCGGTAAGACCACCCTTACGGAAAAGCTTCTCTATTTTGGCGGTGCCATCCGCATGGCCGGACAGGTCAAGGCGCGTGGCGAGAAACGTCGCGCCAAATCGGACTGGATGAAGATCGAACAGGAGCGCGGCATCTCGGTCACTTCATCGGTGATGACCTTCGAGCATAAGGATCTGATCTTCAACCTGCTCGACACTCCGGGCCATGAAGACTTTTCCGAAGATACCTACCGCACGCTGACCGCCGTCGACAGCGCCATCATGGTCATCGATGCCTCCAAGGGCATCGAGGCCCAGACGCTGAAGCTGTTCGAGGTTTGCCGCCTGCGCGATATTCCCATTATCACGCTGGTCAACAAATGCGACCGCGAAGCCAAAGACCCGTTCGAGCTAATGGACGAAATTCAGGAGACGCTCGCTCTGGATGTCTCCCCCATGGTTTTGCCCATCGGGTCGGGCTCCACCTTCCATGGTTGCTATAACGTGACCAATGGCGACTATTACACCGCCAAGACCAAAGGGGATGCCTTCGACACGATCGTTGAAACCTCCGGCATCGATGATGCCAAGCTCGATGATCTGGTCGACAGCCAGTTGCTGGAAGAAAGCCGTGAGATGATCGAATTGGCGTCTGTTGGCTATTCCGATTTCGATCTTGAAAGTTATCGCGAGGGCCATCTCTCGCCGGTCATCTTCGGGTCGGCGCTGAAAGACTTCGGACCAACCGCCCTGCTTGATCTCATCGCGGATATCGCCCCGATGCCGCGCCCGTCCCCGACAACCGAACGCACGGTGTCTCCAGACGAGAAAAAGGTTTCCGGCTTCGTCTTCAAGGTGCAGGCCAACATGGATTCTCACCATCGCGACCGCGTGGCCTTCATGCGTATCTGCTCGGGTGACTTCAAACGCGGCATGAAACTGCGTCAGGTCCGCACCGGCAAGGATATAATGGTGCACAGCCCGATCATGTTCTTCGCACAGGATCGCGAGATCGCACAGGAAGCCGGCCCCGGCGACGTGATCGGCATTCCCAACCACGGCACCATTCGCGTTGGCGATACCTTCACGGAAGGCGAGCAAATGCAGTTCACCGGCCTACCCGCTTTTGCGCCGGAAGTGTTGCGCCGTGTACGCCTGCCCGATGGAACCAAGGTCAAACAGCTACGTCGTGCCCTTGAAGACTTGGCTGAAGAGGGCCTCACACAGGTCTTCAAACCAAACATCGGTTCCAACTGGATCATCGGTCTGGTGGGCATCCTGCAGCTCGACGTTCTCAAATCCCGCGCCAAAGCCGAATATGGCGTCGAAATCGACTTCGAACCCATCACCTACAATATGGCGGTTTGGGTCAAATGCGATGACGAGGCCAAGATGAAAACCTTCCTCTCGGCCAACGTCAACAATATCGTGCATGACCGCGAAGGTAGCCCGGTCTTTCTGGCAAAGAGCCAGTGGGAAATCGACTTCACCAAGGAGCGACACCCGGACATCACCTTCATGAAAACGCGAGAACTGGTGCAGACCGAAGCCTGA